The following proteins are co-located in the Paenibacillus sp. FSL H8-0079 genome:
- a CDS encoding GntR family transcriptional regulator, translating to MKSTLDESQPIFHQIATMIMDDIVEGRLKVEEQVPSTNELSRFYNINPATARKGLQELVDKGIIYKQRGVGMFVAKGAREALLVERKQDFYEEYIKPLLEEARRIHMNEDMIIDLIRGKKDKESDL from the coding sequence ATGAAATCGACTTTGGATGAATCTCAGCCTATTTTTCATCAGATTGCCACGATGATTATGGACGATATTGTGGAAGGCAGATTGAAGGTGGAAGAACAGGTCCCCTCAACCAATGAACTGTCACGCTTCTACAATATCAATCCGGCTACAGCCCGCAAAGGACTGCAGGAGCTCGTGGACAAGGGGATTATATACAAACAGCGAGGTGTTGGAATGTTTGTTGCGAAGGGAGCAAGAGAAGCATTGCTTGTTGAACGGAAGCAGGATTTTTATGAAGAATACATCAAGCCTTTACTTGAAGAAGCCAGACGGATTCACATGAATGAAGACATGATCATTGATCTGATTCGCGGCAAGAAGGATAAGGAGAGTGACTTATGA
- a CDS encoding aspartyl-phosphate phosphatase Spo0E family protein — MDRLDLISRIEDARQLLYRMHMEYGSLLHPEVIQQSVVLDGLINQYNRAKIGKIIN; from the coding sequence ATGGATCGCCTGGATTTGATATCACGAATTGAAGATGCCAGACAGTTGTTATATCGCATGCATATGGAGTACGGCAGTCTGCTTCATCCTGAAGTGATCCAGCAATCCGTAGTCCTGGACGGTCTGATTAATCAATACAACAGAGCGAAGATAGGAAAGATTATAAATTAG
- a CDS encoding transcriptional regulator translates to MEPTTTIRDHLESYLKREQMSISHFSETSGINSGTLSNILNKNRPIAMQQLDRITSAMRLEEGYFYELYIDECFVHATPDWRRLGPFLQRCAELDKLNCIEEVIRLMMDNLSYIPLLFEVAEEFYQAGKFKPAILLYENIAESEKMQHSERLALCQYRLFRLGLTNDQQRNLIIAARFEYYVDRLDERYQLDALNELINAFGALHRWSKVQELSEKLKLKASIHYEMNGRRKQEETKRPIVFYILYSYLASGSACYHLKDYTGALKYVSLYTDNSWVKSPDKDEIVVMNQFQEWAEANRYIYHLMGGQFEVLPDYLAYISTKENEIFPALCDIVTAANRYDKDIDHVLKQYESYFTYQEQSNRIGKVSRQVTDDRYLRLLADLGAYYLKKDEFHIGIEFVLDSLRFSIEISSGRGMLRGVGLFEQYRDFASETAKQQYKMIISEVQKLNEEKVGFADSYL, encoded by the coding sequence TTGGAGCCGACAACCACGATACGCGATCATTTGGAAAGTTATCTGAAGCGTGAACAGATGTCTATTAGTCATTTTTCAGAGACGTCAGGGATTAATTCGGGTACGCTGAGCAATATTTTGAATAAAAATCGGCCTATTGCCATGCAGCAGTTGGATCGTATTACTTCTGCCATGAGATTGGAAGAAGGTTATTTCTATGAGTTATACATAGATGAATGTTTTGTACACGCAACCCCGGACTGGCGAAGATTGGGACCCTTCCTTCAACGCTGTGCCGAGTTGGACAAGTTAAACTGTATTGAAGAGGTTATTCGTCTGATGATGGATAATCTATCTTATATCCCCTTATTATTTGAAGTGGCTGAAGAATTCTACCAAGCGGGTAAATTCAAACCGGCCATTCTTCTATATGAAAATATCGCCGAGAGTGAGAAAATGCAACATTCCGAGCGGCTTGCACTCTGTCAATATCGACTGTTCAGGTTGGGACTGACGAATGATCAGCAGCGGAATCTGATTATTGCAGCCCGGTTTGAATATTATGTGGATCGGCTGGATGAACGCTATCAATTGGATGCGCTTAACGAACTGATTAATGCTTTTGGGGCATTGCATAGATGGAGTAAGGTTCAGGAATTATCTGAAAAATTGAAGCTGAAAGCGTCCATCCATTATGAGATGAATGGCCGAAGGAAACAAGAAGAGACCAAAAGACCAATTGTCTTTTATATTCTGTACTCCTATCTAGCTTCTGGTAGTGCCTGTTATCATTTGAAGGACTATACCGGTGCGCTGAAGTATGTTTCTTTGTATACGGATAACAGTTGGGTGAAGAGTCCGGATAAAGACGAAATCGTCGTTATGAATCAGTTTCAGGAATGGGCCGAAGCTAACCGTTATATATATCATTTAATGGGTGGTCAGTTTGAGGTACTACCTGATTATCTGGCTTATATTTCAACAAAGGAAAATGAGATATTCCCAGCGTTATGTGATATTGTAACGGCGGCTAATCGCTATGATAAGGATATTGATCATGTACTTAAACAGTATGAATCATACTTTACTTATCAGGAACAGAGTAACCGAATTGGCAAAGTCAGCAGACAGGTTACGGATGATCGTTATTTACGACTTTTAGCAGATTTGGGCGCATATTATTTAAAGAAAGACGAGTTTCATATAGGTATAGAATTTGTTCTGGATAGTTTAAGATTTTCTATTGAAATTAGCAGTGGACGAGGTATGCTTAGAGGTGTCGGACTGTTTGAGCAATACAGGGATTTTGCATCTGAGACGGCGAAACAGCAATACAAAATGATAATTAGTGAGGTGCAGAAACTCAATGAAGAGAAAGTTGGCTTTGCTGATAGCTACCTGTAG
- a CDS encoding aldo/keto reductase family oxidoreductase — protein sequence MRTIKLGSSALEVPVVAVGCMRINSLDGKEAEHFVRSAMEVGANFFDHADIYGTGTCEEIFAEAVQMNPQVRENMILQSKCGIRKGMFDFSKEHILNSVDGILQRLKTEYLDVLLLHRPDTLVEPEEVAEAFDQLEREGKVRHFGVSNQNPNQIELLKKYVKQPLVANQLQMSITNTTMIDSGINVNMENEAAVNRDGSILDYCRLHDITIQPWSPFQYGFFEGVFLGSDKFPELNAKIDEIAAKYDVSNTTIAIAWLLRHPAQMQPVTGTMNIERLKDCVKAGDVHLTRLEWYEIYRAAGNILP from the coding sequence TTGAGAACCATTAAATTGGGTAGCAGCGCACTAGAAGTACCTGTAGTGGCCGTGGGCTGCATGCGGATTAATTCACTAGACGGCAAGGAAGCCGAACATTTTGTTCGTTCTGCAATGGAGGTTGGCGCGAATTTCTTTGACCATGCCGACATTTATGGTACAGGAACATGTGAGGAGATCTTCGCCGAAGCGGTGCAGATGAATCCCCAAGTTCGTGAAAATATGATTCTTCAATCCAAATGCGGTATCCGCAAAGGCATGTTTGATTTCTCCAAAGAGCACATTCTGAATTCGGTCGATGGCATCCTGCAACGTCTGAAAACGGAATATCTTGACGTTCTGCTGTTGCACCGTCCAGATACTTTGGTTGAGCCGGAGGAAGTGGCTGAAGCCTTTGATCAATTGGAGCGCGAAGGCAAAGTACGTCACTTCGGGGTGTCCAACCAGAATCCGAATCAGATCGAATTGTTGAAAAAATACGTGAAACAGCCACTGGTAGCTAACCAGTTGCAGATGAGTATTACCAATACCACGATGATTGACAGTGGAATCAACGTGAACATGGAGAACGAAGCTGCGGTGAACCGTGACGGCAGTATCCTTGATTATTGTCGTCTGCATGATATCACGATTCAGCCATGGTCTCCGTTCCAGTACGGATTCTTCGAAGGCGTATTCCTGGGTAGCGATAAGTTCCCGGAATTGAATGCGAAGATCGATGAGATTGCTGCGAAGTATGATGTGAGTAATACAACGATTGCGATCGCGTGGTTGCTTCGCCATCCTGCGCAAATGCAGCCAGTGACAGGTACAATGAATATTGAGCGTCTGAAAGACTGTGTGAAAGCGGGAGATGTTCATCTCACTCGTCTAGAGTGGTATGAAATTTACCGTGCGGCAGGCAATATACTGCCTTAA
- a CDS encoding diacylglycerol kinase family protein, whose protein sequence is MRQAMIISNPSSGKEEAEQYVSQVREILESQQYEVVVNETAGEGDATNYCVNACKDGCDLVISIGGDGTLHETINGMMDQDHRPRLGVVPLGTVNDFARALNISLDPEEAIRQLRSDQTHIVDLGKINDRLFANVVAAGSLAEALFSVSSEEKSKLGSFAYLKEGLKDLVNTPANQLTIEHDGQIWEGESPLFLAALTNSVGGFKKLSPDAAVDDGLIHCFVVRNISVFNSLTLGTSLLFGSLKDHKDVDYFTTKEVHVRSAEAIRTNVDGEEGPALPIHITVLPRHIEVIVPENV, encoded by the coding sequence ATGCGCCAAGCCATGATCATTAGTAATCCATCGTCAGGTAAGGAAGAGGCCGAGCAGTATGTGTCCCAAGTCAGAGAAATTTTGGAGTCACAGCAGTATGAGGTGGTTGTTAACGAGACAGCCGGAGAAGGTGATGCGACCAACTACTGCGTGAATGCCTGCAAGGACGGCTGTGATCTGGTTATTTCCATCGGAGGCGATGGCACGCTGCATGAGACGATTAACGGCATGATGGATCAGGACCATCGTCCCCGACTGGGCGTCGTACCGCTGGGTACGGTGAATGATTTTGCACGTGCGCTGAATATCTCGCTTGACCCGGAGGAGGCCATTAGGCAGTTACGTTCGGATCAGACCCATATTGTGGACCTGGGGAAAATCAATGATCGCCTGTTTGCCAACGTGGTGGCTGCAGGGTCTTTGGCGGAAGCTCTGTTCTCTGTATCCTCAGAAGAGAAGTCGAAGCTAGGTTCATTCGCATATCTCAAAGAAGGCTTGAAAGACCTGGTGAATACACCAGCCAATCAATTGACCATTGAACATGACGGCCAGATTTGGGAAGGGGAATCTCCTCTTTTTCTGGCGGCACTGACCAATTCGGTCGGAGGATTCAAGAAGTTGTCCCCGGATGCTGCGGTGGACGATGGTCTGATTCATTGTTTTGTTGTTCGTAACATCAGTGTGTTCAACAGCTTGACCCTGGGCACTTCCCTGTTGTTTGGCAGTCTGAAGGACCATAAGGATGTGGATTATTTTACGACAAAAGAAGTCCATGTACGCTCAGCCGAAGCCATTCGCACCAATGTAGATGGTGAGGAAGGCCCTGCTCTGCCGATTCACATCACTGTCCTGCCAAGGCATATTGAGGTTATCGTACCGGAAAACGTATAA
- a CDS encoding leucine-rich repeat domain-containing protein, with protein sequence MKRMTLLFLVFILSLGASGQAMAYTTTDLGEGIIEDPALEDGLKLILNKPLDVPLTSSDLEQLEVVDLSNAGIQSLSGLEYATNLTHLRLYGNEIEDLTPLEHLTQLREIDVRNNYITSIHALAELKDLGRLYISNNSISSIEVVRGFTRLHTFHASGNQIASLAALTDTDALKWLEISNNTISDLTPLMGKTRLQQLNVANNQIQTLDVLAELPNTLRNLNVAGNQITDLTPLEHMTRLRILDISGNQVQHLKGLEGLIGLTELNAESNQIYDLEPLREHSSLDVLKLSNNRVWDLTPIAGFTFTRDQSATNAIQDISASTSLSSGIQTSVSEVEPAGLTVQNNYLDVAGGSHTMQLLNRMNVREQKRTPQGSFQRLIEGSTTAYVGDRAYALDAAPFIDEGRTYVPLRFVSEQLNANVNWNSGTREAVITQNDKTIRWSVGNKQVVVNDALAIHDAPLLMKNGKAFVPVRFISEQFNTTVAYIGSSKTILVFENKQLGESVQP encoded by the coding sequence ATGAAAAGAATGACTCTACTATTTCTAGTATTCATCCTGAGTCTCGGGGCATCGGGGCAAGCCATGGCTTACACGACTACAGACTTGGGTGAGGGAATCATTGAAGATCCCGCTTTGGAGGACGGACTGAAGCTAATCCTGAACAAACCTCTGGATGTTCCATTGACTTCATCGGATCTGGAGCAGCTTGAAGTGGTAGATCTGAGCAATGCAGGTATTCAAAGCCTGTCCGGTCTGGAATATGCAACCAACCTGACTCACCTCCGATTATATGGAAATGAGATTGAGGATCTCACACCACTGGAGCACCTAACCCAGCTTCGCGAGATCGATGTTCGCAACAACTATATTACATCCATACACGCACTTGCTGAATTGAAAGACTTGGGACGGCTGTATATCAGCAATAACTCCATATCTTCCATAGAAGTTGTACGTGGGTTCACCCGATTACATACGTTCCACGCCAGTGGCAACCAGATTGCCAGTCTTGCGGCCCTCACGGATACGGATGCACTGAAGTGGCTTGAGATCTCAAACAATACGATTAGCGATCTGACACCGCTCATGGGTAAAACGCGGCTCCAACAACTCAATGTAGCGAATAACCAGATTCAGACGCTGGACGTACTGGCTGAATTGCCAAATACACTGCGGAATCTGAATGTGGCAGGTAATCAAATCACGGATCTGACACCGCTGGAGCACATGACACGGCTGCGGATACTTGATATCTCTGGTAACCAAGTACAGCACCTCAAAGGGCTTGAGGGACTGATTGGGCTAACAGAGCTGAATGCAGAATCTAATCAGATCTACGATCTGGAACCTTTACGTGAGCATTCCAGCCTGGACGTGTTGAAATTATCCAACAACCGGGTGTGGGATCTGACACCGATTGCAGGTTTTACGTTTACCCGTGATCAGTCAGCGACGAATGCCATACAGGATATCTCGGCTTCCACCTCGTTATCATCCGGTATTCAGACGTCTGTCTCAGAGGTTGAACCTGCGGGACTCACGGTGCAGAACAACTATCTGGATGTCGCGGGCGGCAGTCATACCATGCAGCTTCTGAACCGGATGAATGTGCGGGAGCAGAAACGAACGCCTCAGGGCAGCTTCCAGCGTCTGATTGAAGGGTCCACCACCGCCTATGTAGGTGATCGTGCTTACGCACTGGATGCTGCACCTTTTATCGATGAAGGCCGGACCTATGTGCCTCTGCGTTTTGTCTCGGAGCAGTTAAACGCCAATGTGAACTGGAACAGCGGTACACGCGAAGCCGTGATCACACAGAATGACAAGACCATCCGCTGGAGCGTGGGCAATAAACAAGTTGTCGTGAATGATGCGCTTGCGATCCATGATGCTCCTCTCTTGATGAAAAATGGCAAAGCATTTGTACCGGTTCGCTTTATTTCGGAGCAGTTCAATACGACGGTTGCCTATATCGGAAGCAGCAAAACGATTCTGGTTTTTGAAAATAAACAGCTTGGTGAAAGTGTGCAACCTTAA
- a CDS encoding glycoside hydrolase family 30 protein, which yields MTFTFSGYSTTQDNSWRELSFVPTNENANLKLTGEQHQLVEGFGGCFNELGYMALTHLNEEQRHEVFHSLFHPEGEHKFNICRLPIGASDYAEQWYSHNEVDGDVAMEHFSIERDFKYLIPYIKEALSYNPNLQFFASPWSPPTWMKSPKAYNYGTLRWEKDILEAYALYFVKFVQAYREAGITIHQVHVQNEVIADQKFPSCMWTGEQLREFIADYLGPAFDKHGLDTEIWLGTINAPDPWEELIKKKTNDFDEYAGLVLSDPKAYSYIKGVGYQWAGKNAIQRTSASYPELRYMQTENECGDGNNSWNYAKYVYNLYQHYFSNGVNAYIYWNMVLEPKGRSTWGWEQNSMITIDPDTTEVTRNPEYYVMKHFAHHIVPGARRVGLSGAWSGKSVAFRNPDNSLVIVINNPFQDRRDLYLTLEEGQTLHMELEADSFNSMVIQPK from the coding sequence ATGACATTCACGTTCAGTGGTTATTCCACAACCCAAGACAACTCGTGGAGAGAGCTATCTTTTGTACCGACAAATGAAAACGCTAACTTAAAACTGACAGGTGAGCAGCACCAGCTTGTGGAAGGGTTTGGTGGCTGTTTCAACGAGCTTGGTTATATGGCTCTAACCCACTTAAACGAGGAGCAGCGCCATGAGGTATTTCATTCCCTCTTCCATCCGGAAGGTGAGCATAAGTTTAACATCTGTCGCCTGCCGATCGGCGCAAGTGATTATGCGGAGCAATGGTATAGCCACAACGAGGTGGACGGCGACGTGGCCATGGAACACTTTTCGATCGAACGTGATTTCAAATATCTGATTCCTTACATCAAGGAAGCTCTAAGTTATAACCCGAACCTGCAATTCTTCGCCTCCCCATGGAGTCCGCCAACGTGGATGAAGTCACCTAAAGCCTATAACTATGGTACGCTTCGTTGGGAGAAAGATATTCTGGAGGCCTACGCCTTGTATTTCGTAAAATTCGTACAGGCTTACCGTGAAGCAGGCATTACCATCCATCAGGTGCATGTGCAGAACGAAGTAATTGCAGATCAGAAATTCCCTTCTTGCATGTGGACAGGTGAGCAACTCCGTGAGTTCATCGCCGATTATCTGGGCCCGGCTTTTGACAAACACGGTCTGGATACGGAAATCTGGCTGGGAACGATCAACGCTCCTGATCCATGGGAAGAATTGATCAAGAAAAAAACAAATGACTTCGACGAGTACGCCGGGCTTGTCCTGAGTGACCCGAAGGCCTATTCCTATATCAAAGGTGTGGGATATCAATGGGCAGGCAAAAATGCGATTCAACGTACCTCGGCGAGTTATCCGGAGTTACGTTATATGCAGACCGAGAACGAATGCGGTGATGGCAACAACTCATGGAACTACGCCAAATATGTATATAACCTCTACCAGCATTACTTCAGCAACGGAGTGAACGCATACATCTACTGGAACATGGTTCTGGAACCGAAAGGCCGCAGCACATGGGGCTGGGAGCAGAACTCCATGATTACGATAGATCCGGACACGACGGAGGTTACTCGGAACCCCGAGTATTATGTGATGAAGCACTTCGCACATCATATTGTTCCTGGTGCTCGAAGAGTCGGCCTGTCTGGCGCCTGGAGCGGTAAATCCGTTGCTTTCCGCAACCCGGATAACAGTCTCGTGATTGTCATCAACAATCCATTCCAGGACCGTCGTGACCTGTATCTAACCCTTGAAGAAGGACAGACCCTTCACATGGAATTGGAGGCCGATTCGTTCAACAGCATGGTTATTCAACCGAAATAA
- a CDS encoding MFS transporter: MKSQQVNPLLILILALGVFGIITTEMGIVGVLPQVAHKFGISAAQAGWLVSIFALVVAIAGPFLTLLASGINRKFILLAAVLMFAISNVVYAYATTFDTMLIFRIIPALFHPVFFSVALVTSAQLVPAEKSSQAVAKVFTGVTAGFAFGVPLTSYLAERLSLEIAFLFGAMVSVVALIGIWIWLPSMPVKEKMSYGKQLGILRKPGLWLNVAAVIFIFAAMFSVYSYFAEYLGQVTHMSGSWISVMLTVFGVVMIIGNLGFGQFLRKSVVLTVLMFPLLYIAAYALVYWAGPHFMWMVIVVIIWASVHSGGLIVSQTWLTAEAQDAPEFGNSLYVSFSNLGITLGTAVGGWFISNLGIHQLIWSGMIFALIALVLIWIKIKCFNRAAA; encoded by the coding sequence ATGAAATCACAACAGGTCAACCCGCTCCTTATCCTGATTCTGGCATTAGGTGTATTCGGGATCATTACAACAGAAATGGGAATTGTGGGAGTACTTCCTCAGGTTGCGCATAAATTCGGTATCTCGGCTGCACAGGCTGGTTGGCTGGTCAGTATATTTGCGCTGGTCGTAGCCATTGCAGGCCCTTTTCTCACCTTGCTGGCGTCCGGCATCAATCGCAAATTCATCCTGTTGGCCGCTGTGCTGATGTTTGCTATCTCGAACGTTGTTTATGCCTACGCCACAACATTTGATACCATGCTGATCTTCCGTATCATTCCCGCACTATTCCATCCCGTCTTCTTTTCCGTAGCCCTGGTCACCAGTGCTCAACTTGTTCCAGCAGAGAAAAGTAGCCAGGCCGTCGCTAAAGTCTTTACCGGAGTTACCGCGGGCTTTGCCTTTGGCGTGCCACTGACATCGTATCTTGCTGAACGGCTATCCCTCGAAATCGCCTTCCTGTTTGGAGCGATGGTCAGTGTGGTCGCTTTGATCGGCATATGGATCTGGCTGCCCTCGATGCCCGTGAAGGAAAAGATGTCCTATGGCAAGCAACTCGGTATTCTGCGCAAACCTGGATTATGGCTGAATGTTGCCGCAGTCATTTTTATATTCGCCGCCATGTTCTCTGTATACAGTTATTTCGCCGAGTATCTTGGACAGGTCACTCACATGAGCGGATCATGGATCAGCGTTATGCTGACCGTCTTTGGTGTCGTCATGATCATCGGAAATTTGGGGTTTGGACAGTTTCTACGTAAGAGCGTGGTCCTTACTGTTCTCATGTTCCCCCTGCTCTATATAGCAGCTTACGCACTCGTCTATTGGGCCGGTCCCCACTTCATGTGGATGGTTATTGTAGTCATCATCTGGGCATCCGTGCATTCAGGAGGATTAATTGTAAGCCAAACCTGGTTAACCGCTGAAGCGCAGGACGCGCCTGAATTTGGCAACAGCTTGTATGTATCCTTTTCCAACCTCGGTATTACCTTGGGTACTGCCGTCGGCGGCTGGTTCATCTCAAACCTGGGAATACATCAATTGATCTGGAGCGGGATGATATTTGCACTGATCGCTTTAGTCTTGATCTGGATTAAAATCAAATGCTTCAACCGCGCAGCAGCCTAG
- a CDS encoding helix-turn-helix domain-containing protein, translating into MDLTHLKTRYGVPGIYYELHGLALQHLSPNDDIPPQTLTTEIMIVVEEGEGLLICDGKIHELQYGIPLVINAGHTVEIRINEETLLSAWLVAFTLHDSERRMFPALVETREMDTAGFRTILQRIRGIENRRMVQDRKQRVGIHTQFQRLMSMVLKDTHEYEGEVSSEHTRANISEIISQLKGRYNEEITVDDLAAQARISKRRFTHWFRQLTGTNLSDYMTTLRMEHAKQLLLRGGRMKEVATLVGYRDEYYFNRRFKQMEGISPGQFILNHRQSSSNICVMSCLGHLLALGIRPAAVAKNLSNEHYLTPLSASFHKVNSVPLDPQEISYLQPEMILVGNQEEYDALSPIAPTYIFSQNDHKPFVLLQKLGEVFGKGPEAEKVMQQYERKTQRLKSRLKGVIKSTDTFSVMEIRDDSIYVFGNYWCRGAYNLYDGLGLQAPERVQKELIDRQAYLMISEEQVTSYAGDHLFLTVLDSERYQRISNSVWWQEMPAVRQNQVYMTEYTEFAVTDPISMPYQLDTQMKLILDRQMSHS; encoded by the coding sequence TTGGATCTGACTCATCTCAAAACCCGGTACGGTGTTCCCGGCATTTATTACGAACTTCACGGGTTGGCTCTACAGCATTTATCACCTAACGATGACATTCCACCACAAACACTAACAACCGAGATCATGATTGTGGTAGAGGAGGGAGAGGGTCTGCTCATTTGCGATGGTAAGATACATGAGCTGCAATATGGGATTCCCCTTGTTATCAATGCAGGACACACGGTAGAGATTCGAATAAACGAAGAGACGTTGTTATCCGCGTGGTTAGTCGCCTTTACCTTGCATGATTCGGAGCGCAGAATGTTCCCCGCCCTCGTCGAGACCCGTGAGATGGACACGGCGGGATTTCGAACCATATTGCAGCGGATCAGGGGAATTGAAAACCGTCGTATGGTACAGGATCGCAAACAACGAGTCGGCATTCACACCCAGTTTCAGAGATTAATGAGTATGGTGCTGAAAGATACCCATGAGTACGAGGGAGAAGTCTCCAGTGAGCACACGAGAGCGAATATATCCGAGATCATTTCGCAGCTAAAGGGCCGCTACAACGAGGAAATTACCGTGGATGATCTGGCGGCACAGGCCAGAATTAGCAAGCGCAGATTTACCCATTGGTTCAGGCAACTCACAGGAACGAATCTGTCGGATTATATGACAACGCTGCGGATGGAACATGCCAAACAACTGCTTTTACGCGGAGGACGTATGAAAGAGGTGGCCACCCTGGTGGGATATCGGGATGAGTACTATTTCAATCGACGCTTTAAACAGATGGAAGGAATCTCCCCAGGTCAGTTCATTCTTAACCACCGGCAGAGTTCGTCCAACATCTGTGTGATGAGTTGTCTCGGTCATCTGCTTGCCCTTGGAATTCGCCCGGCGGCGGTTGCCAAAAATCTGTCCAATGAGCATTACCTAACCCCGTTAAGTGCGAGTTTCCACAAGGTTAACAGCGTACCGCTGGACCCACAGGAGATTTCCTATTTGCAGCCTGAGATGATTCTCGTTGGAAATCAGGAGGAATACGATGCGTTATCACCAATCGCGCCGACATATATCTTTTCACAGAACGACCACAAGCCATTCGTATTGTTACAGAAACTTGGAGAGGTATTCGGTAAGGGGCCAGAAGCGGAGAAGGTAATGCAGCAATATGAACGCAAAACACAGCGCCTGAAATCCCGGTTAAAGGGTGTTATTAAGAGTACAGATACGTTCTCCGTGATGGAAATACGCGATGATTCGATCTATGTGTTCGGCAATTACTGGTGTAGGGGAGCCTACAATCTGTATGATGGCCTGGGACTCCAGGCACCAGAGCGGGTTCAGAAGGAATTAATTGACCGTCAGGCTTATCTCATGATCTCAGAGGAGCAAGTTACATCCTATGCAGGTGACCACTTGTTCCTGACGGTGCTGGATTCGGAGCGGTACCAACGTATATCGAACAGCGTTTGGTGGCAGGAAATGCCCGCAGTGAGGCAAAATCAGGTGTATATGACCGAGTATACGGAATTTGCTGTTACCGATCCCATATCCATGCCTTACCAGCTGGATACCCAGATGAAATTAATACTGGATCGCCAAATGTCCCATTCCTGA
- a CDS encoding ABC transporter substrate-binding protein, whose protein sequence is MRHKMSRLTTLLTLCLVVLVATACGKTADTASNTAAQNTSQTTTQSEEKGTQMATDAYGNQVEIPIAPKRIVYTDNTVGDLLIFGIKPVGVVQQGLQYATYKDELKDVADIGWPPSPEKIVELQPDLIITSTPDQKQNETLSKIAPVILTNEWDPMPVRINRLGEWLGNKQVPEQFLAQHNAKIVKMWNDLQQDGTIEKDETASVFQYMIGQKRLSVYTTSYLPGFVYNEDGFKPTAAIQKMIDNPDDYGYADISIEQLPEIAGDRIFIVYYSDEELKEVENMTKGPVWNQLPAIKAGKVYFVNGGLGISTDPLAREELIKQLPIMLKK, encoded by the coding sequence ATGAGACACAAAATGTCGAGACTCACCACGTTGCTCACTTTATGTTTAGTGGTATTGGTTGCAACAGCTTGTGGTAAAACAGCTGATACAGCCAGCAACACAGCGGCGCAGAACACCAGTCAAACGACCACCCAATCCGAGGAAAAAGGAACCCAGATGGCGACCGACGCTTATGGTAATCAGGTGGAGATTCCCATAGCGCCCAAACGCATTGTATACACCGACAACACGGTTGGAGATCTGTTGATTTTCGGTATCAAGCCTGTAGGTGTAGTACAACAAGGTTTGCAATACGCGACGTATAAAGACGAACTGAAAGATGTTGCAGATATCGGCTGGCCGCCAAGTCCTGAGAAGATTGTGGAACTTCAACCCGATCTGATTATTACCTCAACTCCAGACCAAAAACAGAATGAGACCCTCTCCAAGATCGCACCGGTGATCCTGACCAATGAATGGGACCCTATGCCTGTTCGGATCAATCGTCTGGGTGAATGGCTTGGCAACAAGCAAGTACCCGAACAATTCCTTGCACAGCATAATGCAAAGATTGTGAAGATGTGGAACGACTTACAGCAAGACGGAACCATTGAGAAGGACGAGACGGCATCCGTATTCCAATACATGATCGGCCAAAAACGATTAAGTGTGTACACGACCAGTTACCTACCTGGTTTCGTCTATAACGAAGATGGATTTAAGCCAACCGCAGCGATTCAGAAAATGATTGATAACCCGGATGACTATGGCTATGCCGATATTTCCATTGAACAGCTTCCCGAAATTGCCGGGGACCGGATATTCATTGTGTATTACAGTGACGAAGAACTGAAGGAAGTCGAGAATATGACCAAAGGTCCTGTATGGAATCAACTGCCCGCTATCAAAGCCGGTAAAGTATATTTCGTAAATGGCGGTCTCGGAATATCGACAGATCCACTAGCGAGGGAAGAACTGATCAAACAACTGCCGATCATGCTCAAAAAATAA